From Geovibrio ferrireducens, the proteins below share one genomic window:
- a CDS encoding ATP-binding protein, with protein MPENQNTEYKESWNDDHLKQLCSFANAQGGVLYVGINDDGQVVGVSNYKKLADDLPNKIQSKLGIFPEISLKEQDCKHFLEIHIRPSSMAISLSGRYYQRTGSTTKEVVGKALTEFLLCKSGMSWGDVIEEDATFDDIDNESVAVYLNDAERSGRIPDAKNLSVHELLDKLNLTKNGRLKRAAIILFGKNPEKFYRHTYVKVGRFVGGEISPKFHEIIEGNIISLQKRVFEIIETKFIIKNISFEGVNRIETPEYPFPALREAILNALIHRDYMGNMTQIKIYDDRLQIWNDGSLVEGLTVEMLKQNHPSRPRNRLIADACLKGGYIEAWGTGIPKIIDTCKSAGLPEPEICEAFGGFQITIFKDRYNEASLRKMGLNERQIKAVLYVKENGSITNSEYQKLNDVGKTTATEELGNLADKDLLFHSGTGRGSNYTLK; from the coding sequence ATGCCTGAAAATCAGAATACCGAATATAAAGAAAGCTGGAATGATGACCATCTGAAACAGCTTTGCAGTTTTGCAAATGCACAGGGCGGCGTTCTTTATGTCGGTATTAATGATGACGGACAGGTTGTCGGCGTTAGTAACTATAAAAAACTTGCTGACGATCTGCCGAATAAGATTCAAAGCAAGCTTGGCATATTCCCTGAAATCAGCCTGAAAGAGCAGGACTGTAAGCATTTTCTTGAAATACATATCAGACCTTCTTCAATGGCAATCTCTTTAAGCGGCAGATATTACCAGCGCACCGGAAGCACCACAAAAGAGGTTGTGGGCAAAGCCCTGACTGAATTTCTGCTCTGCAAATCCGGCATGTCTTGGGGTGATGTCATAGAAGAAGATGCCACCTTTGATGACATCGACAATGAAAGTGTTGCCGTGTATCTCAATGACGCAGAGCGCTCAGGGCGCATCCCTGACGCAAAGAATCTGTCTGTTCATGAACTGCTTGATAAGCTGAACCTAACCAAAAACGGCAGACTGAAAAGAGCCGCCATAATTCTTTTCGGCAAAAATCCCGAAAAGTTCTACCGCCACACATATGTAAAAGTCGGACGGTTTGTCGGCGGAGAAATTTCCCCTAAGTTCCATGAAATAATCGAAGGCAACATAATCAGCTTACAGAAAAGAGTTTTTGAGATAATTGAAACCAAATTCATAATAAAGAACATATCCTTTGAGGGCGTGAACCGCATAGAAACACCTGAATACCCCTTCCCTGCCCTTCGGGAAGCGATCTTGAACGCCTTGATTCATCGTGATTACATGGGCAACATGACGCAGATTAAAATATATGACGACCGCCTGCAAATCTGGAATGACGGCTCACTTGTGGAAGGCTTGACCGTTGAAATGCTAAAGCAGAACCACCCTTCCAGACCGAGAAACAGGCTCATTGCCGATGCCTGCCTGAAGGGAGGCTACATTGAAGCATGGGGAACAGGAATACCGAAAATCATTGATACCTGCAAATCCGCAGGTTTGCCTGAACCTGAAATCTGTGAAGCCTTCGGCGGCTTTCAGATAACCATCTTCAAAGACAGATACAACGAAGCCTCGCTCCGAAAAATGGGCTTAAACGAACGGCAGATCAAAGCCGTTCTCTATGTAAAGGAAAACGGCTCAATCACCAATTCGGAGTATCAGAAGCTGAATGACGTGGGCAAGACAACAGCCACAGAAGAACTTGGCAATCTAGCAGACAAAGATTTACTGTTCCATTCAGGAACTGGGCGAGGCAGCAATTATACTTTAAAATAA
- a CDS encoding helix-turn-helix domain-containing protein produces MQKYLDIDETAEFLKIKKATIYQMTHMQQIPHIKLGGKLLFDPNDLEKWLEGKKVNVRRHQ; encoded by the coding sequence ATGCAAAAATATTTAGACATCGATGAAACGGCAGAATTCCTGAAAATCAAAAAGGCAACAATCTATCAGATGACGCACATGCAACAGATTCCGCATATCAAACTAGGCGGAAAGCTTCTGTTCGATCCTAATGATCTTGAGAAATGGTTAGAAGGAAAAAAAGTCAATGTGAGGAGACACCAATGA
- the mobF gene encoding MobF family relaxase produces MSLMRPVSVANAINYYYEDDPIFSKDERSNSEWLGRSSKILKLSGEIRKQEFANILHGLHPMSKEELIQRGVNSQHRAGMDFVFSAPKSVSIHGIYLQERGVTEAHNKAVKEAVTYMESIVTYRSTEDGQTTYEKSGNIVAAAFHHSTSRANDPQLHTHVVVANMTHTNDGWRAITNESLFLQQNNINQVYQNYLAHYLMEAGYSIERKNGSFEIAGYKDEWIKEFSKRSEEVTKYLTDNLETLKQQYPNASHEELVDIARLASRDSKDHQVTAEELHKNWESRVSKDLIIEHTNRKEQQHFKDFDLEKAAVLVTESQSLFSKDQLALEYLKLNIGTKTIDDFNKEFRKMQSENVIVSVGAVNTRIGTKSISLETQLYTTSEVLELERTIMNRLGNQQHQQPLSGQTVIDKYLGNSSLTSGQNDLIKSVLTSDKQFIFVQGDAGTGKTFALEKLADILREESPSTNIIGAGYTGKAAAEIESKTSGKIKAHTLHSLLNNSDAHITTKDTLLIVDEASMISSKQFSSIINLAEATDAKIVFIGDTKQLQPVQAGQIFKDAVERFGADAVMTENMRQKTEIAQQAVEYVKQYAEGLNDEGIKDVIDSLKSASKIYEDASFSKAIEKAAEDYIKSTEEGKYPLLITHRNEIKDILNSQIRNEILPPDAQHFELNVREQLNINRTDKFSSHSYQEGQPVFINSSTENLRAGSEWKIASIDHENNSLSLTNSKGFNAEIDLHEHGQSISAFSEQTKEFAAGDRIVFEKNDHLLGVKNGQTGRIDSFENGILTVTKDSCESISFKPETYNYLDHGYALTVHKAQGQTCDTVQYITEGNDRMINTEGFYVAMTRAKDDIRIYTDNADKLAERAELHENEHSLHKMLDNDKSQAHENTAQMEI; encoded by the coding sequence ATGAGCCTCATGCGTCCGGTATCCGTTGCTAATGCAATCAACTATTACTATGAGGACGATCCTATCTTCTCAAAAGATGAAAGAAGCAACTCAGAATGGCTGGGCAGAAGCAGCAAGATCCTGAAATTAAGCGGCGAAATCAGAAAACAGGAGTTTGCAAATATACTTCATGGACTGCACCCGATGAGCAAAGAAGAGCTTATTCAGCGTGGAGTAAACAGCCAGCACCGTGCGGGGATGGATTTTGTTTTCTCCGCTCCGAAATCTGTTTCTATACATGGCATCTATCTTCAGGAAAGAGGGGTTACCGAAGCCCACAACAAGGCTGTAAAAGAAGCGGTAACATATATGGAATCTATTGTCACATACCGCTCCACAGAAGACGGGCAGACAACATACGAGAAATCCGGCAATATAGTTGCTGCCGCTTTCCATCACTCCACATCAAGAGCAAACGACCCGCAGCTGCATACCCATGTTGTTGTGGCAAATATGACGCATACTAATGACGGCTGGCGGGCAATCACTAACGAATCATTATTCCTGCAACAAAACAACATTAATCAGGTCTATCAGAACTATCTGGCACATTATCTTATGGAGGCAGGCTACTCCATTGAACGCAAAAACGGTTCATTTGAAATAGCCGGATACAAAGATGAATGGATAAAGGAGTTTTCCAAACGTTCAGAAGAAGTTACTAAATATCTTACAGACAATCTTGAAACGCTGAAGCAGCAATACCCCAATGCCTCCCATGAAGAGCTGGTGGACATCGCAAGGCTAGCGAGCAGAGATTCAAAAGATCATCAGGTAACAGCCGAGGAACTCCATAAAAACTGGGAATCGAGAGTTTCCAAAGACTTGATAATCGAACACACCAATAGGAAGGAGCAGCAGCACTTTAAGGATTTTGATTTGGAGAAGGCTGCGGTATTGGTTACCGAATCCCAATCGCTTTTCAGCAAAGATCAACTTGCCCTTGAATACCTGAAGCTCAATATAGGCACTAAAACCATTGATGACTTTAACAAAGAATTCAGAAAAATGCAGTCTGAAAATGTGATTGTATCTGTCGGAGCAGTAAATACCCGAATCGGCACGAAATCCATCAGTCTTGAAACCCAACTATATACCACATCGGAAGTCCTTGAGCTTGAAAGAACGATCATGAACAGGCTGGGAAATCAACAACACCAACAGCCCCTGTCCGGTCAAACCGTTATTGATAAATATCTGGGAAACAGCTCTCTGACCAGCGGCCAAAATGACCTGATTAAAAGTGTTCTCACTTCAGATAAACAATTCATTTTCGTTCAGGGTGATGCAGGAACGGGAAAAACCTTTGCTCTGGAAAAGCTTGCTGACATTCTGCGTGAGGAATCGCCATCAACGAATATAATAGGTGCAGGTTACACAGGAAAAGCCGCTGCCGAAATAGAATCCAAAACGTCAGGCAAAATTAAGGCGCATACTCTTCACAGCCTTTTGAACAACTCTGATGCGCATATCACAACAAAAGACACCCTTTTGATTGTGGATGAAGCGTCCATGATAAGCTCCAAACAGTTCAGCAGCATTATTAACTTAGCCGAAGCGACTGATGCTAAGATCGTCTTTATCGGCGATACAAAACAGCTTCAGCCAGTGCAGGCGGGGCAGATTTTTAAAGATGCCGTTGAGCGGTTCGGCGCAGACGCTGTTATGACGGAAAATATGCGCCAGAAGACAGAAATAGCCCAGCAGGCAGTTGAATATGTTAAGCAATATGCCGAAGGGTTGAATGATGAAGGAATAAAGGATGTAATCGACTCTCTGAAATCGGCTTCAAAAATATATGAAGACGCTTCCTTCAGCAAAGCTATCGAAAAAGCTGCGGAGGACTACATAAAAAGCACTGAGGAAGGCAAATATCCCCTTCTCATCACCCACAGAAACGAGATCAAAGATATTCTTAACTCACAAATCAGAAATGAAATATTGCCGCCTGATGCGCAGCACTTTGAGCTGAATGTCAGAGAACAGTTAAATATCAACAGGACTGACAAATTCAGCTCTCACAGCTATCAGGAAGGACAGCCTGTCTTTATCAATTCTTCAACAGAAAACCTCAGAGCCGGTTCCGAATGGAAAATTGCATCTATTGACCATGAAAATAATTCCTTAAGCCTTACCAACTCAAAAGGATTCAATGCCGAAATAGATTTGCATGAACACGGACAGAGCATTTCCGCCTTCAGCGAGCAGACAAAGGAGTTCGCCGCCGGAGACAGAATAGTCTTTGAAAAGAATGACCATCTTCTGGGCGTAAAAAACGGTCAGACAGGCCGCATTGACAGCTTTGAAAACGGTATACTCACCGTCACGAAGGACAGCTGCGAAAGCATCAGCTTCAAACCTGAAACATACAACTATTTGGATCACGGATATGCGCTGACCGTCCATAAGGCGCAGGGGCAGACCTGCGATACGGTTCAGTACATCACAGAGGGCAACGACAGGATGATTAATACAGAAGGCTTCTACGTTGCCATGACCAGAGCCAAAGACGACATCCGCATATACACCGACAATGCTGATAAGCTCGCCGAACGTGCGGAGCTTCATGAGAACGAACACTCACTCCACAAAATGCTGGATAACGACAAATCGCAAGCACATGAAAACACCGCTCAGATGGAAATCTGA
- a CDS encoding type IV secretion system DNA-binding domain-containing protein produces MSNGKTYTGFEAWKYNLKMSLRMRLFILLALTAIYLGFIAAYILLKYDAEEIKILAKWAASAFWAHFLPKYPFNIVHEGEILKVTAARYYEIFYEIGTEHINMLKTFAVRSLLVYLGYFPAIWFFKKKANEHSAEDFRRGTEILTPKQLNKLTKKEKCYLKIGEVNMPVSAENKHCFIVGRPGTGKTVLTSALIEQIRARGDKAVIYDFKGDYVSRFYDPEKDLLFNPLDSRSVSWNIFADMHTPMDIISMTSSLIPELPHTSQPFFNLAARDVLNGAFSYLYSTNRKSYAALWEIISKAPEELSEILKNTKGGTAGAIHIADPANKQTGSVMSTLHLYSKIFEYMQDSENGFSIGDWIKNGSGILFISNYAELKETLRPILTVFIDTIARNLLAQPENTANRLFLMIDEFGTLQKMQKIIELLNLSRSKGGAVFLGIQDIGQIDNIYGKELRSSIINACSTNVIFGVNDPDTADFLSRKIGDREYKTPYSGFTVGSADERNALSLNKQRVKEPLMISSEIMQLPDLKCFVRFPNFSGSVTSLKPKSYMELQPSFLMRPDLSLDNIFLECREILSELNLKAREGKGAVEIEKF; encoded by the coding sequence ATGTCAAATGGTAAAACATATACAGGGTTTGAGGCTTGGAAATATAACCTGAAAATGTCACTGAGAATGAGGCTGTTCATACTTTTAGCCCTGACGGCTATTTATCTGGGATTTATAGCCGCATATATTCTGCTGAAATATGATGCGGAAGAAATTAAAATTTTAGCAAAATGGGCGGCATCAGCATTTTGGGCGCATTTTCTTCCCAAATACCCGTTTAACATTGTCCATGAAGGTGAAATACTCAAAGTGACAGCAGCAAGATATTACGAAATATTCTATGAAATAGGCACGGAGCATATAAACATGCTGAAGACATTTGCTGTCAGGTCTTTGCTGGTTTATCTGGGCTATTTTCCGGCAATATGGTTCTTTAAAAAGAAGGCAAATGAGCATTCCGCTGAGGATTTCAGGAGGGGAACTGAAATACTCACGCCAAAACAGCTTAATAAACTGACAAAGAAGGAAAAGTGCTATTTGAAAATCGGTGAAGTCAACATGCCCGTTTCCGCCGAAAACAAGCATTGCTTCATAGTCGGCCGCCCCGGTACTGGCAAAACTGTTCTGACCAGCGCACTGATTGAGCAAATAAGAGCCAGAGGCGATAAGGCGGTCATCTATGACTTCAAAGGTGATTATGTCAGCAGATTTTATGATCCGGAAAAAGATTTGCTGTTCAATCCACTGGACAGCCGCTCTGTCAGTTGGAATATTTTTGCTGATATGCACACTCCGATGGATATAATATCCATGACATCATCGCTGATACCGGAGCTTCCACACACTTCGCAGCCTTTCTTCAATCTTGCCGCCAGAGATGTGCTCAACGGGGCATTCAGCTATCTTTACAGCACAAACAGGAAAAGTTATGCCGCTCTTTGGGAGATTATCAGCAAAGCTCCTGAAGAACTTTCTGAAATTCTCAAAAATACCAAAGGCGGAACTGCCGGAGCAATACACATCGCTGATCCGGCAAATAAGCAGACAGGCTCTGTTATGTCAACCCTGCACCTGTATTCAAAGATCTTTGAGTATATGCAGGACAGCGAGAACGGTTTCAGCATCGGTGACTGGATAAAAAACGGTTCGGGGATACTCTTCATATCCAACTATGCAGAGCTGAAGGAGACACTGCGCCCTATTCTGACTGTGTTTATAGACACTATCGCCAGAAACCTGCTAGCACAGCCGGAGAACACAGCCAACAGGCTTTTCCTGATGATTGATGAATTCGGCACGCTCCAGAAAATGCAGAAGATTATTGAACTGCTGAATCTCTCACGAAGTAAAGGCGGTGCGGTGTTTCTCGGCATTCAGGATATTGGTCAGATAGACAATATTTACGGCAAAGAGTTGAGAAGCAGTATAATCAATGCTTGCAGCACAAATGTCATTTTCGGGGTAAACGACCCTGACACGGCGGATTTCCTCAGCAGGAAAATAGGCGACAGGGAATATAAAACTCCATATTCCGGCTTTACGGTCGGATCTGCCGATGAAAGAAACGCTCTCTCCCTGAACAAACAGAGAGTCAAAGAGCCGCTGATGATTTCCTCAGAAATAATGCAGCTGCCTGATTTAAAATGCTTTGTCCGCTTCCCTAACTTTTCCGGCAGCGTAACTAGCCTGAAGCCTAAATCATACATGGAGCTTCAGCCCAGCTTCCTCATGCGTCCGGATTTGTCTCTGGACAACATCTTTCTGGAATGCAGGGAAATTCTGAGCGAATTGAACCTAAAAGCACGGGAAGGAAAGGGAGCTGTTGAGATAGAGAAATTCTAA